Genomic segment of Triticum aestivum cultivar Chinese Spring chromosome 6A, IWGSC CS RefSeq v2.1, whole genome shotgun sequence:
CCCCCCCTACGTGGCGGTCTGTTATTGCGACGACTCAATGAGATTTGTTCCTCTATAGGTCATTACTAGTATTACAGTGGTTCAATTTCTCAATGTTGCTCGTTGTCGTCGTGGCTATGGTGATGCAACAACGATAAATTCAGCCACGGCTTTGGCAAGAATTTTGAGGCATGTAGTCATAGTCCATGTCGTTACCCAATGTCTAGCTGCTCCGATCTTGTATAGATTGATCCAATGTAAATTTAATTTAATTTCTGAAAAAACTGACGCGTTAGTACCATCCTTTAATAATGAAAATATGTTTGgcctattttctttctttttcattccATGCCGACACTTCCAGTTTTCATTTTCGGAGGCAAACATGGCAGACTTTTGCTAGAGGAAAGAACGTGTTTCAGGGACTGTATCCCCCGTGTGTTGTCGCTTCTACCTCGAGAACAAGCTGAGACGTGGCAACCCGGACGCGTCCAGTAGCTGCACACGCCTGCACTTCTCCACACGTCTGGCTTCTCTTTATGGGCGAGTCACTAATCACCGGCTCCCGCCGACCAGCCCACTCATGCCCGCACACGTAGCGCCCCCGACTATCCTATCCCATCGTTAAAGTCGCTTATAAATTGCGCCTGGTGCTGCACCTGCTTCCACAACCACAAGTTGCAGCCAAGTGAGCAAGACAACACACCATATTTCTGAGATAATCAAGATCAGCACCTGTGCAAGATGGAGTACCAGGGACATCAGCAGCACGGTCAGGCGACTAACCGCGTCGACGAGTACGGTAACCCGGTTGCCGGACATGGCGTCGGCACAGGCGCGGCCGCTGGTGGGCATTTCCAGCCCTCGGGGGAGGAGCACAAGGCCGGCGGGATCCTGCAGCGCTCCGGCAGCTCTAGTAGCTCCAGCTCGGTGCGTGTACATATACTTTCTAATTAACACTACTTTTGCATAGTTGCATGCGTGAAGATTATGCATGAAGAAGCATCAATGACTGACTTTTCTTCGTTCGTCGTGGTAGTCTGAGGATGATGGCatgggcgggaggaggaagaagggcatcaAGGATAAGATCAAGGAGAAGCTCCCTGGTGGCCACGGCGACCAGCAGCAGACCACTGACAACACCTACGGACAGCAAGGTCATACGGCAGGGATGGCCGGCACTGGCGGCACCTACGGCCAGCCGGGACACACCGGAATGGCCGGCACTGGGACGCATGGCACCGACGGCACCGGCGAGAAGAAGGGCGTCATGGACAAGATCAAGGAGAAGCTGCCCGGACAGCACTGAGCCCGGCCCACGGCCGCTACTTGTGAAAGTTTGAGGTGCCGGTCTGGGACACCTCTGCAGAATAATAAGATGGAGATACAATAAAACTTCCTGAAATAATGTGAGTTTTAGCTCACTTGTAATGTCTGAGTTCCGAGTTTTGTGGACTTAAATATGGGTTTCTTGTATGTACCGGGACGTTTCCTCCTCTGTACTTTGATGTGTGAATTTTCTTTTGGTTGAACTGTGTATGTATTGTATGCATATCATGGTATAATAAAATATATTTTGCTCTTTTACTTATGATTCTAAGttttcccatgtggcattacagTGC
This window contains:
- the LOC100141381 gene encoding dehydrin DHN3, translated to MEYQGHQQHGQATNRVDEYGNPVAGHGVGTGAAAGGHFQPSGEEHKAGGILQRSGSSSSSSSSEDDGMGGRRKKGIKDKIKEKLPGGHGDQQQTTDNTYGQQGHTAGMAGTGGTYGQPGHTGMAGTGTHGTDGTGEKKGVMDKIKEKLPGQH